In the genome of Oncorhynchus nerka isolate Pitt River linkage group LG4, Oner_Uvic_2.0, whole genome shotgun sequence, the window TTCAATTCTATTCTCTGTGTAGTTTCTAACAGTCTCTGGTCTTTCCTTTCACAGTCTTAAAACCACACTGAAGAAGAAACTGACCAACGATGTGGTCAACCTGTCTGGCATCCCTCTGTCTGGCCGAGACATCCACCGGGTGGCCTTCTACCTCCGAAGTAACTGCGACTCTGTGTCGGCCGTGGACCTCAGCTTCACCGAACTGCAGGATGAGAGCCTGCGCCTGCTGCTACCCTACCTGGGCTCCATGCCCAAACTCACCACCCTGGCCATCAACGGCAACCGTCTGACGGTGGGCGTGCTGAAGGACCTGACGGAGATGGTGAAGAACCCCCTGCAGTTCCCCAGCCTGGCCTGGGTGGACCTGGGCAACAACGTGGACATCTTCACCGTGCCACAGCCTCTCCTAGTGGCCCTGCGCAGACGCTTCGGCCTCCGGAGTAGCCTGCCCACAATCTATGAGTACAGTGAGGTGCAGGCCTATAGTAGTTATACCCTGGAGACCTCTATTGAAGAACACAGCCTgtatgaagaggaggaggggggaaagagggaggaggaggaaggagaagaggatgaggatAAGCTGGAGCTGGAGTCGTGGGGTGTTGGGGAGAAGCTTGGGGGGAAGGTTGTATCCACGAATGTGGCTCTGCACTACTGTGAGAGGTGAATGGTCAGAGCCAGCATTGTGTATTGACAAATCtttgtaccctactgtaccctcacCTTGCCCTGAGTGCTGCCTCCTGTGTCAGCATGCGTCATCATGACAGGAGAAGCTTGGGGTCACCAATTTCATAAAACACCCACTAGGAGAAAACACTGTGTTGTCTCTTTGTATGTTCCGATTGCAGAGAGCTAAAGACAGTTTCAGGAAAATGTACAGTTCTTTTGTTGGTACAGACATTGTTATCCTAGGAACTGCAGTGACGTTGTTACTGTGTCGTCCTCCAAATGTCATTATTTATGAGCAAAGGAATCTTAAACAACAGGAACAAGACAGATTAGATTTCACCTGACTGTTTTGGCTTTCTAATGTCAAGTACTTTTTTTCTTATGTATTTGAGGTACTTTCATGTAGCACATGCAGACTGGATCACACAGTGGGAGGGTTTGTTTGCATAAATATGCTGCTGTATTTTATTGCACAACACACAACATTGACTAAACGCTGATTTCAGAACAGATGGTTTTAATTCACCAGAATCCCGTTCATCAAAGAAGAGTTTTTATTTTCCAAGTAGAGCAGCCCCGATGAGGCTGTGAACCTCTGAGTGAGCCTCAGCCGGCGAGTTCTGGGTCGGGTTGCCCTGGGCTGGGAGCTGGGGAGAGGacacacagtctgtctgtctgggagggtttgGGCAGCTGATGAACTGATTGCCTCCTCTGTCAGGTCGTGTTAGTGGTGACCAGAGACAGATGCTGAGGAGATTAACCATTTTTCTCAAAGCAAAACGGAATGATCTCTCGAGTGCATCGTCCACCGTTGGTTATATGGAAGATTATATTTATGAATCGTACCATAAATAAATAAGATGTGCCCTACTTGTTCAAATGAAAGGCAAAAATATTGAGATGATGAATGAATTCGTTTTTTCTTTCCTCTGTACTGCTGTTTGCACACATAAATGGACAGAATTGTGAATATGAGGATCAGAAGAAGCATGTTACAGGTGTCCATCACCTGTTCTCTTTAGATGTTCTGTTCAGTGTTTATTTTGAGCATTATTTTGTATCTTTTTTTTAACTGACATGACTGTTTACTGCAGCTCAACAATAGTCTGCAGAGATAAAGTTTTAAATAAATTATTCATAGTGTGTTTGTGCACTCATGTggttgtctatgtctgtctgtgtgcacaGTTGTGTGGGTGTGGATGTATGTGTTTGTGAGTGCTCTGGACATACCTGGTGTCCTCTAGAAACGGTTGTTTACTCGTTCGCACTTTAAATACATGTACAAGTCAATGCCTGTTTAGACTGGCTCTATCCAGTCACAACTCTCTAAATGAATGTCCACTAGAATGGATTGATCTTCATCCAAACCGCTAGAGTCACTATGGCTTCCAACATACTGCATTTGTCTCTGCTTCCCACCTCAGTCTACTCTACAGTAACATATTATA includes:
- the lrrc75bb gene encoding leucine rich repeat containing 75Bb — translated: MGSKLTRQSSLDQIETTFSMRRRQRHDSSRETERSGGKGGGEFLFTSLMVKSDKLPGMLRKTNHSPYVRRVAWIREIQKLIREEKQEQAVEVLKLLRKDLGLQGTSLNDILYKNAAFLNLVDPISHELLLSLAKDMQCPKREKDTLKSSDKICRQLIFHLTPHSKWMRQSVPRRKSQACLKTTLKKKLTNDVVNLSGIPLSGRDIHRVAFYLRSNCDSVSAVDLSFTELQDESLRLLLPYLGSMPKLTTLAINGNRLTVGVLKDLTEMVKNPLQFPSLAWVDLGNNVDIFTVPQPLLVALRRRFGLRSSLPTIYEYSEVQAYSSYTLETSIEEHSLYEEEEGGKREEEEGEEDEDKLELESWGVGEKLGGKVVSTNVALHYCER